One stretch of Candidatus Polarisedimenticolia bacterium DNA includes these proteins:
- a CDS encoding sigma-54 dependent transcriptional regulator: MPLDTRKRLDLEAWLNDLKRLGGQARTLSEKHESVQNLMALSDLQMLEEATKRIIVSLSKKALYGLSLSHERDVARLSAGLRPRGGLEPGITLPTRDSQTRGYGNPSDHGPISAQALVVGPEPGSSADGSNSDGIIGLTESMRRVHHLIAKAAACSLPVLIQGESGTGKELVARAIHQKSGRQERRFFSENCSALSESLLESELFGHVRGAFTGADRDRKGILELAHGGTLFLDEIGDMSIRMQSKLLRALQEREFRPVGGKETIRVDVRVISATNRGLSGLIKEGAFRVDLLYRINVITIDLPPLRDRKADIPALVSHFLDRISAESGFSRREFSTGALELLGGYEWPGNIRELENVVQRAVALSESERIDSEELPDRIRHLMITEEARDYSGAGKGGEQLMIEKALHNFEGDKTHAARYIGWSRPKLYRRMRHYAIPIQFGRAAPRSDH, encoded by the coding sequence ATGCCACTTGACACACGCAAGCGACTGGACCTTGAAGCCTGGCTGAACGACCTCAAGAGGCTGGGCGGACAGGCGAGGACGCTCAGCGAGAAGCACGAGTCCGTACAGAACCTCATGGCCCTTTCCGATCTTCAAATGCTCGAGGAGGCGACCAAACGAATCATCGTCTCGCTGAGCAAGAAGGCTCTTTATGGGCTGTCCCTGTCGCATGAACGGGATGTCGCCAGGCTGTCCGCAGGCCTTCGGCCGCGAGGCGGATTGGAGCCGGGAATCACTCTTCCCACTCGAGACAGTCAGACTCGCGGATACGGGAACCCTTCGGATCATGGCCCTATTTCGGCACAGGCACTTGTGGTTGGCCCGGAGCCCGGATCCAGTGCCGACGGATCCAATTCCGACGGCATCATCGGATTAACGGAGAGCATGCGACGCGTTCATCACCTCATCGCCAAGGCCGCAGCGTGCTCGCTTCCGGTGCTGATTCAGGGAGAAAGCGGTACCGGCAAGGAGCTGGTCGCCAGGGCCATCCACCAGAAATCGGGCCGCCAGGAGCGCCGGTTCTTCTCTGAGAACTGCTCGGCTCTTTCGGAAAGCCTCCTGGAATCGGAGCTTTTCGGCCACGTCCGCGGCGCATTCACGGGCGCGGATCGTGACCGCAAGGGAATTCTCGAGCTCGCACATGGCGGCACGCTGTTTCTGGACGAGATCGGCGACATGAGCATCCGCATGCAGAGCAAGCTGCTACGCGCGCTCCAAGAGCGCGAGTTTCGCCCCGTGGGAGGGAAGGAGACCATCCGAGTGGATGTGCGAGTCATTTCGGCCACGAACCGCGGATTGAGTGGACTGATCAAGGAAGGTGCGTTTCGAGTGGACCTGCTCTACCGCATCAACGTCATCACCATCGATCTGCCGCCTCTGCGAGATCGCAAGGCCGACATACCGGCGCTCGTCAGCCACTTTCTGGACCGTATTTCCGCCGAGTCCGGCTTTTCACGCAGGGAATTCTCCACCGGCGCTCTCGAGCTTCTCGGCGGATACGAATGGCCAGGCAACATCCGCGAGCTCGAGAATGTCGTGCAGCGCGCGGTCGCATTGAGCGAGTCCGAGCGGATTGATTCGGAGGAGCTGCCCGATCGCATCCGCCACCTGATGATCACTGAGGAAGCCCGCGATTACTCGGGCGCCGGCAAAGGTGGCGAGCAGCTCATGATCGAGAAAGCCCTGCACAATTTCGAGGGAGACAAAACGCACGCGGCGCGCTACATCGGGTGGTCACGTCCCAAGCTCTACCGGCGCATGCGCCATTACGCCATCCCGATCCAGTTCGGGCGCGCAGCGCCGAGGTCCGATCACTGA
- a CDS encoding PAS domain S-box protein produces the protein MPRLPAPAPTMLDPGASLFFEQNPCPMWVFDEESLAFLAVNAAAVELYGYSRDEFLSMTILDIRPQEDVPKVIAAMRRRPLQAYEGTWRHIKKDGGHLEIEFAASRIDWLGRPARLVIVRDVTQRAQAERALRESEKRFELVARATSDIIYDWDLPTGSVWWNEGVKRGFGYDLESSTIDVSWWEERVHPEDWDRVETSMKQAFEQGREFMILDYRFRLRDGTYAHVNDRACIVRDDGGRVVRVIGAMRNTTERHKAEEALRQSEERMRQMADAIQDVFYLSDAKTNEIIYINPAFDKIWGINRGEIQKRPRGWIDVVHPDDKERVLKALRQWKPQGSSPEWDHEFRIVRPDGSVRWVWVRSFPIRDASGAIVRFAGVERDVTDRKRTEDAVQSLLSITWELSSTLDVRALMESLVRETLKLVDAEGGFAGLKTPRGMECEKYCTGTEVVDFVHCFAPGSGLPGWAVGHKAPCISNDAGQDPLFDRELKARFKVRSAICAPLLDPRGEALGFIEIHNKKDGSGFDKADWVKVTAVAHAASVAVQNAIAYQKLQETTEALRLAGLKYRGIFENAIEGIAQCSITGKVLTANPALARMLGYESPEALIAGVKDIGRDLYVEPEVRSVVLRALDKSNEIQGLEVQVWRKDRTPIWVLMNVRAVRDASGAILHLDSIVQDVTQRKRTEEALRDVSGRLLQSQNEERRRIARELHDSTAQNLAALGMNISLIRKAGATLDAKARDRLKDSEALAQQACREIRTLSYLLHPPELEDGDLWSAVRWYAEGFSNRSGIRVDLTIPKASQAGRLPEQIETTLFRIVQESLANIHRHSGSPRARIRFARGRSAVTMVVRDQGRGLRPRKGHPAMSPALMGVGIAGMRERVQQLGGRLEIDSSARGTAVKVTLPLPRGH, from the coding sequence CCATCCTGGACATCCGTCCGCAGGAGGACGTCCCGAAGGTGATTGCGGCCATGCGCCGCCGTCCGCTCCAGGCGTACGAAGGGACCTGGCGCCACATCAAGAAGGACGGCGGCCATCTCGAAATCGAGTTCGCCGCGAGCCGCATCGACTGGCTCGGCAGGCCGGCGCGCCTTGTCATCGTGCGGGACGTCACGCAGAGAGCGCAGGCCGAGAGGGCGCTGCGCGAGAGCGAGAAACGCTTCGAACTGGTCGCCCGAGCCACCAGCGACATCATCTACGACTGGGACCTGCCGACCGGGTCGGTGTGGTGGAACGAGGGCGTGAAGCGAGGGTTCGGATACGACCTCGAGTCGAGCACCATCGACGTGTCCTGGTGGGAGGAGCGCGTCCATCCCGAGGACTGGGACCGTGTCGAAACGAGCATGAAGCAGGCGTTCGAGCAGGGCCGGGAGTTCATGATCCTGGATTATCGGTTCAGGCTCAGGGACGGCACGTACGCCCACGTCAACGACCGCGCCTGCATCGTGCGGGACGATGGGGGGCGCGTCGTCCGCGTGATCGGCGCCATGCGGAACACCACCGAGCGCCACAAGGCCGAGGAGGCGCTGCGCCAGAGCGAGGAACGCATGCGCCAGATGGCGGACGCGATCCAGGACGTCTTCTATCTGAGCGACGCCAAGACGAACGAAATCATCTATATCAACCCGGCGTTCGACAAGATCTGGGGCATCAACCGGGGCGAGATCCAGAAGCGCCCGCGCGGGTGGATCGACGTCGTCCACCCGGACGACAAGGAGCGGGTGCTCAAGGCGCTGCGCCAGTGGAAGCCCCAGGGATCGAGCCCCGAGTGGGACCACGAGTTCCGCATCGTCAGGCCGGACGGCTCCGTCCGCTGGGTCTGGGTGCGGTCCTTCCCGATCCGCGACGCATCGGGCGCCATCGTGCGCTTCGCCGGTGTCGAGCGCGACGTCACCGATCGCAAGCGCACCGAGGATGCGGTGCAATCGCTCCTGTCGATCACCTGGGAGCTGAGCTCGACGCTCGACGTCCGGGCCCTGATGGAGTCGCTCGTCCGGGAGACGCTGAAGCTCGTGGACGCCGAGGGGGGGTTCGCCGGACTCAAGACCCCGCGCGGCATGGAGTGCGAGAAGTACTGCACCGGCACCGAGGTGGTCGACTTCGTCCACTGCTTCGCCCCCGGGTCCGGCCTGCCGGGATGGGCCGTCGGCCACAAGGCCCCCTGCATCAGCAACGATGCCGGCCAGGACCCGCTCTTCGACCGCGAGCTGAAGGCGAGGTTCAAAGTGCGCTCCGCCATCTGCGCGCCGCTTCTCGATCCCCGCGGGGAGGCCCTCGGATTCATCGAGATCCACAACAAGAAGGACGGCTCCGGGTTCGACAAGGCCGACTGGGTCAAGGTGACCGCCGTCGCGCACGCCGCCTCGGTCGCGGTGCAGAACGCCATCGCGTATCAGAAGCTGCAGGAGACCACCGAGGCGCTGCGCCTCGCCGGCCTCAAGTACCGGGGCATCTTCGAGAACGCCATCGAAGGGATCGCGCAGTGCTCCATCACAGGGAAGGTCCTGACCGCGAATCCGGCGCTGGCGCGCATGCTGGGGTACGAGTCCCCCGAAGCGCTGATCGCCGGCGTCAAGGACATCGGCAGGGACCTGTACGTCGAGCCGGAGGTGCGCTCCGTGGTGCTGCGCGCCCTGGACAAGTCGAACGAGATTCAGGGCCTCGAGGTGCAGGTCTGGCGCAAGGACCGCACGCCGATCTGGGTGCTGATGAACGTGCGCGCCGTCCGCGACGCGTCCGGGGCGATCCTGCACCTCGACAGCATCGTGCAGGACGTCACCCAGCGCAAACGCACCGAAGAGGCCCTGCGCGACGTCTCCGGGCGCCTCCTGCAGTCCCAGAACGAAGAGCGCCGCCGCATCGCCCGGGAGCTGCACGACAGCACCGCCCAGAACCTGGCCGCCCTGGGGATGAACATCAGCCTCATCCGCAAGGCCGGCGCCACGCTGGACGCGAAGGCCAGGGACCGCCTCAAGGACAGCGAGGCCCTGGCCCAGCAGGCCTGCCGCGAGATAAGGACCCTGTCCTACCTGCTTCACCCCCCCGAGCTGGAGGACGGCGACCTGTGGTCGGCCGTCCGCTGGTACGCCGAGGGGTTCTCCAACCGCAGCGGCATCCGCGTCGACCTGACGATCCCCAAGGCCTCCCAGGCCGGCCGCCTGCCCGAGCAGATCGAGACCACCCTGTTCCGCATCGTCCAGGAGAGCCTGGCCAACATCCACCGCCACTCCGGCAGCCCCCGCGCCCGCATCCGCTTCGCCCGCGGCCGGTCCGCCGTCACCATGGTCGTCCGCGACCAGGGGCGCGGCCTGCGCCCCCGCAAGGGGCACCCCGCCATGAGCCCGGCGCTGATGGGCGTCGGCATCGCCGGCATGCGCGAGCGCGTGCAGCAGCTCGGGGGGCGGCTGGAGATCGACTCGAGCGCCCGCGGCACGGCGGTCAAGGTCACGCTGCCACTGCCGAGGGGGCATTGA